The Entelurus aequoreus isolate RoL-2023_Sb linkage group LG23, RoL_Eaeq_v1.1, whole genome shotgun sequence genome has a window encoding:
- the LOC133640748 gene encoding membrane progestin receptor beta-like encodes MSGDLVQRLRTFITSVKHLGHLDITPAALPLPSPTVSYAQVPDLFQEPYVLSGYRPVRQKWHCYLLSLFQVHNESLNVWTHLLTVPVLLLHWRVRAGALGFSLGAASLPLFLFLVSSLMYLLLSAAAHLFQSHSEHAHYFFFFMDYVGVAVYQYGCSLGHYFYASQSAWRSSCLGQLFLPGAAFFGWLSCAGCCFAKSRYRRPYPVGRKVCQLIPTSLAYALDISPVLHRLLTAPWAEEPSLPFHALQIACFLLCAVFFSCPVPERLFPGRCDFVGQGHQIFHLLLSLCTLFQLEALFQDYVRRKDTLVEVFGERQLWWACAVFPVLFLSCVLTALLAMRHKHKQLQAQKEK; translated from the coding sequence ATGTCAGGAGATCTTGTGCAGAGACTCCGCACCTTCATCACCAGTGTCAAGCACCTGGGTCACCTGGACATCACTCCGGCCGCCTTGCCGCTGCCCAGCCCGACCGTCTCCTACGCCCAAGTGCCCGACTTGTTCCAGGAACCCTACGTCCTGTCGGGCTACCGTCCCGTCCGGCAGAAGTGGCACTGTTACCTCCTCAGCCTCTTCCAGGTACACAACGAAAGTCTCAACGTGTGGACTCACTTGCTGACCGTACCCGTGTTGCTGCTCCACTGGCGGGTCCGAGCGGGCGCACTGGGGTTCAGCTTGGGAGCAGCCTCCCTGCCCCTGTTCCTGTTCCTGGTGTCCTCGCTGATGTATTTGCTCCTCAGCGCCGCGGCTCACCTGTTCCAGTCGCACTCTGAGCACGCgcactacttcttcttcttcatggACTACGTGGGCGTGGCCGTCTATCAGTACGGCTGTTCCCTCGGACATTACTTCTACGCGTCCCAGTCGGCGTGGAGGAGCAGCTGCCTCGGACAGCTCTTCCTGCCCGGAGCCGCTTTCTTCGGCTGGCTGTCCTGCGCCGGCTGCTGTTTCGCCAAATCCCGATACCGCCGACCGTATCCCGTGGGCAGGAAGGTGTGCCAGCTGATCCCGACCTCGCTGGCGTACGCGCTGGACATCAGCCCCGTGCTCCACCGCCTGCTCACCGCTCCCTGGGCGGAGGAGCCCTCGCTGCCCTTCCACGCGCTCCAGATCGCATGCTTCCTGCTGTGCGCCGTCTTCTTCTCCTGTCCCGTCCCGGAGCGCCTCTTCCCGGGCCGCTGTGACTTTGTGGGCCAGGGGCACCAGATCTTCCACCTGCTCCTGTCGCTGTGCACGCTGTTCCAGCTGGAGGCGCTGTTCCAGGACTACGTCAGGCGGAAGGACACGCTGGTCGAGGTGTTTGGCGAGAGGCAGCTGTGGTGGGCCTGCGCCGTCTTCCCGGTCCTGTTTCTGTCTTGCGTTTTGACTGCGCTCCTCGCCATGAGGCACAAACACAAGCAACTGCAGGCTCAGAAAGAGAAATGA